The Nitrospirota bacterium genome segment AGTGCGGCAAAGAAATGTCCGACGCCGTGGACGCCATGGGCGCGGACATCAGCGCCAAGACCTACGAGCTCACGGACGTGACGGTCACCGTGGACACGACCACCGCCAACCTCAGCGGCAAGTATAATGAAGCGACGCTGCGCACGATCGGCGCGGTGGGATCCATGGTCCACGGCCTCTTCTACTTCCTCGCCGCCCACGTGGATCTCACGGCACTCCTCCCGGAAATCACTCCCCTGATTCCTCTCTTCACCGGCGGCGGCCTCGGCTTCGATACGGCCGGCCAAATTCTCACCACGGTCGACGCCTTGGACGGGGTGATCGTAAAGGTCCTCGAAGGTCCGATTGACCCGACCACGCGCGCCGTCAGCTCGGCCGGTTCCGAAAAACTGGCGACCTCGCGCGACAGCACGGCCCAGGCCATCAAGTGGATCAATGAAGACGGCAAGTCCAAGCCCGTCATCATCACCGCCGTCGAACAGAGCAAGGAAGACGGCCTCGGTGTCCGTTTCTACGATGACAACGGCAACGCCACCCTCGATGGATGCGACGAAATCCAGGTCAACCTGGGCTTCGTGTCGCAATTCCTCAGCGACTTCTACATGACCGCGAACGCCGAAGGCTGCACCGGCGGCGTGAGGTCCAGCTCTTTCGAGTTGCCCGCCAAGTCCGGCGACAAGAACATCGATTACACCAAGCTCTTTTCAGGGGCAGCCGCAACCCTCTCCCAGTTCCAGAGCGCCGTGTCCAACAAGAGCCTGCCCATCGCGGCACGCGACCTCAATACGATCCTTGTGGCCGTCGGCGAAGATGAGATCAAGGATGTCTTCCAGATCTATCCCGGCGTCGTCTTCGAGTCCGGCCTGAGCTTCATGACACCCGGCAAACCCGGCACGGCTGCCGGCAAAGCCAGCGCCCTCAAGGACTACTTCGAAATGGAAATCAGCGCGGATGCCCCGGCCTGTCCGGATGGGAAGACCAAGGACGGCGCGTTTGTCTGCAAGAGCAAGGACGGCAAGTCCGACCAATCGAAGCTCATCTCCCGGGGCGACGCCGATCATTTCGGCGGCGCGGTGACCAAGGACAGCATCTACGTCACCGAGAAGCTCCTGGATGTGAATGCAAAGAAAGCGGACGACACCTTCCGCGCGGCCGAGGGCGGCGGTTTCCTGCCCTACCTCCTCTTCAAGAACGCCGACCTCAAGGGCTTCGCGAAGGTCTCCAACACTCTGATCACCGAAATGACCACCGCTGTCGCCGACGCCGAGGCGGACGGCATCTGCAAGAGGAAAATCGCGCAGACATCCGGGAGCATGGTGCCCGTCGATGCCCGGTTCATGAATGCGCTGATCAACTTCGGCCTCGTTCAGTCCATGGCCTGCGGAGTAGACAGCCAGCTCGGCGGCCTGCTCGGCGGCATGGATATTTCAAGCGGCCTCTCCATTCCGGGCCTGACGGCGAGCGCCCGATAACCCGAGGGGAAGCTACAGAAGTCAGTCATCCCACCCTGGCCCCGGCTCAAGCGTGCCCCTCCGCTGCCGGGGCCTGGCCCCTTCCCGCCACGGGACGTGGCGCGTGAAGCCTGAATCGTAAATCGTGAATCGAAAATCGAGAACCCGACCCTTCCTCGCTCTCCTCGGCGTGCTTGCCACGCCGCTGTTACCGATTCTCGATTCTCGATTCTCGTCCTCGACGTCCGCCTCGGAGGCTCGCACGATCGACACCATAGTGGCCGTAGTCAACGGCGAACCGATCACCTACTACGATCTGAAAACAACTTATGCCTTCGCCCAGGGTGAAGCGGCTCCCGCCCAGCCCAATCCACGAGATCCCACCAGCCGCCCCCTGCGCGCATTCCTCGAACAGCTCATCAACGACAAGATCATCGCCCAGGAGGTTGCCAAGCGGGGAATCCGCGTCACGGAGGAAGAGGTCGCCGAGCAGATTCGTCACATCCGCCGGCAAAACAACCTGACGGAAGAGGCCTTCCGGATGGCCCTCCAGGACCAGGGCATCACGTTCGATATCTACCGCGAGAAAATGGCCGAAGAAATGCGGAAAGGGCGGCTCATCGAAATGGACGTGCGGTCGCAGATCGACATTACGGACACGATGATCCAGGCCTACTTCGCCCAGCACCAGTCCGATCTCGCCGTGCCCGGCAAAGTCACCCTTTCCAAAATCCTCCTCAGGAAAGGATCCGCCCGCGTTGCCGAGGTGACCCAAGCGATCAAGGCCGGGAAGGACTTTCAAGAATTGGCCCGAGGCTACTCGGAGGATTCCGTTACGGCCTCCCGCGGCGGCCGTGAGAGGCCGAAGGATCTCTCCGACCTGCACCCGCTCATCCGCGAAAAAGTGTCCACCGCGGGCCCAGGAGACATTCTCGGCCCTCTCGAAATCGACAAGGACGTTTACTTCCTCCGGGTCGAGGATCTCCAACAGAAACGAACGCCGGTGCTCGAAGACGCGCGCGACTCCATTCACCGGAAGCTCACTCAAGATCAAGTCTACGACAAGCTCCAGGTCTGGATCGACCAGCTTCGCTCCCGCTCGGTGATCGAAGTCTCCTGGGATTGACCCTCCTCTATCGAGGCTAAGCCCCTCTATAGTGACCCGTCTCCCACTATAGAGGCTTAGCAGGAGGCGTAGGGGAGCATCTTCAGATGCTCCCTCTTGTCGGGAGGGTCTGAAGACCCTCCCCTACTTGCTCCCTCTTCTTGTGAGGGCCTGAAGGCCCTCCCCTACGAAGCTTCTCCTGACCGCCGATCCCTGATTCCTAGCCCCGCATCTGACCTCCGTCATGTTTGTAATAGCCTCCCCTGTGATGATCTAATGGTGTGACCATGCACGACACGGACCTCTTTCTCGCCGCCGGCGTCTGCTATGCCCTGGGTACCGTCGGCTACCTCCTCTACCTCGCGAAACTCTCGGTTTCGATGAAAACGCTGGGGTTCGGCGGCGTCCTCGCCGGACTCATCGTACAGCTCGTGGCCTTCGCCTGGAGGTTTTCTGCTCTGGGCTACCTTCCGATTGCCAGCTTCTACGAGGCCATCGCGTTCTTTCTTTGGTGCCTCCTGGCCATGCTCGCGGTTTTCCACACGCGCTACAACCTCGCCATCCTGGGCTCGTTTCTGTCGCCGCTGGCCCTGATCTTTCTCGTCCTCGGCGCCACCGCCCACAAGGGGCCATCACAGGTCCAGATGCCCAGCAATCCCCTCTTCCCTTTTCACGTGGTTCTCTCCTTCCTCGGCGAGGCCGTTTTTACCATCGCCTGCGCCGCGTCCGTCATGTATCTCATCCAGGAGCGCCAGCTCAAACGCAAACACTTCGGCCCCATCTACCAGCGCCTTCCCTCCCTCTCCATGATTGAACAGCTCAACGCCCAGTGCCTCTACAGCGGATTTGTGCTCCTCTCGGTCGGGGTGGCCCTCGGATTCATCATGGCCCGTCAGGAGTGGGGGCAGTTCTGGACGTGGGACCCCAAGCTGGTCTTCAGCACCGCCCTGTGGGCGCTCATCGCCTTGGCCCTCATTACTCGCCGCCTCCAGGGTTGGACGGGACGACGGTCCGCCGTCTTTATCCTCTTCACCTTCGTGGCCGTCCTGATGACCTTCATGGGCGTCAATTTCATGAGCGACCGTCACCGCTTCGGGTAAGGTGGAGCTGTCTCTTCTGCTCGTCGGCATCAATCACAAGACCTCGGACATCGAGATCCGCGAGAAGCTCTATTTCACCGAGGACCGCGCCCGATCCTTCCTCCGAACCCTGCCCGCCGACCTTCCTTCGGCGAAGGAAAGCGTCCTCATCTCCACGTGCAATCGCACGGAATGCTATTTCATGACGAGCCATTCTGATGACACCGCTTCCGCGCTGCTCCGTCGGCTCGGCAACGGAATACCCCGCATCGAGGAGCTCTTGAACGGCTCCGCCTATCGTTGGTCCGGACTGCAAGCCATGGAGCACCTGTTCTCCGTCACCTCCAGCCTCGATTCCATGCTCCCCGGAGAGACCCAGATCACCGGCCAAGTGCGCGACGCCTATCGATGGGCCCACGAGGAAGGAACCGTGGGCTACTACATGCACAAGACCTTCCAGAAGGCCCTTCAAGTGGCCAAGCGCGTCCGGCGTGAAACCCGAATCGGCGAGAACGTGGTCAGCCTGAGTCATGCCGCCGTCGAACTGGCCCGAAAAGTGTTCGCGGACTTCTCCGAACGCACGCTTCTCGTTATCGGAACGGGAGAAATGGGGGAATTGGCCGCCCATCAGGCGAGGAAGCAGCAGGTGAAGAAATTGATCGTCACGAGCCGCACCGAGCAACGCGCGGCTGCGCTCGCTTCTCAAACCGGCGGCATCCCACACTCGATCACCGAGTTGGAAAGCCTTCTTCGGGAGTGCGACCTCGTCATTGCCTCCGCGGCCGCCCCCGAGCCGATGGTCACGACGGAGATGGTCCGCCGCATCCTTCCCCACCGAAGGGGCCGGACGCTGGTGCTGATCGATCTCGGCATGCCGCGCAACATCCAAGCCGATATCCACACCCTGGAAAACGTATACGTGTACGATCTCGACGATCTCCAGCAGATCATTCACGACAGCCTGACGCTCCGCCAGGAGGAAGCGGCCAAGGGCCGACTTATCGTGCACGAGGCGGCAGAATCCTTCATGGGCCAGTTTCATTCGCAGGATATCGAACAGGTCATCGTCTTCTTCCGCCAGAAGCTGGAGGCCATCGGCAAGAAGGAACTTGATCGATTCCTCCCCAAAATGGATGGCCTTTCGCCGGAGCAGAAGGAACTCGTCCAAAACGTCACGCATAACATCGTCCAGAAGGTTCTCCACGAGCCGATCACCCGCTTGAAACAGGAATCTTCCCAAGGATCCGGTCTGGGCGGTCCCGATGCACCCAGCTCACGCGAGACGGCTTCGAAGGACTGGCTCAAGGAGGCGCTCGTGGAACTGTTCAACCTCAAGCCTTCGTGACCCCGTCCACCGTTCTCATCGGAACCCGTGGGAGCACCCTTGCCCTCACCCAAAGCCGTGCGCTGATCGAACGCATTCAGGCGAAGTTCCCTCACATTCGATTTGAACTGAAGGTAATCAAGACACAATCGGATCGCATGCCGGACGTCCCCTTGAGCGAATTCGGCGGAAAGGGACTGTTCATCAAGGAAATCGAGGAGGCCCTGCTGCGACACGAGATCGCCCTCGGCATCCACAGCCTCAAGGACATGACCGCCGAGACCACCGCCGGCCTCGGGATTCTGGGCGTAACCGAACGCGAAGATCCGCGCGACTGCGTGATTTCGTACGGACGCCGTCTCTTCCGGGACTTGCCGAAAGGAGCCCGCGTTGGCACATCCAGTTTGAGACGAACCCTGCTGGCCCATGCGCTGAGGCCCGATGTGCAATACGTTCCCCTGCGGGGCAACGTGGATACGAGAATTCGCAAGGCCGCATCGGGCGAAGTCGACGCCGTCATCCTCGCCTTTGCTGCTCTGAAGCGGCTGGGCCGCCAGGATGAAGCCACCGAGTGGTTCGATCCGGAAACCTTCATCCCCGCCGCGGGACAAGGACGGCTGGCCGTGGAGGGACGCGTCGGCGATCCCGATGCCCTCGCCTGGGCGAAGGCCGTCGATGATCCTTCAGAACACCTCTGCTGGAAGGCTGAGCAGGCTTTTCTCTTGAGGCTCGAAGGCGGCTGCAAGATTCCGCTCGGCTCACACGCCATCCTGCGCGACGGCAGGATCTTCTTGCGCGTCGTGAAGGGGACTCAGATCGGCGAGCCTTTGTACCGTGCAGAAGGGTGGGGTTCGGCGGACGAGCCGGAAGCCCTCGGAATACGGCTGGCCGAAGACGTCCTCCGCCAGGAACCATCGAGGCTAAGCCTCGATGGCGGCTATCGAGGCTTAGCCTCGATAGCCGGGAAGCCACGTGGCTAGACCGCCGGCAGGACGCCGCAGCGGTTCCGGAAGCGACCAGGACGGTCGACCCGGCCCGCCCGGCAAAGTCTACCTCGTCGGCGCCGGACCCGGTGACCCAGGGCTCATTACCCTGAAGGGGATGGAATGCATCCGAAAAGCCGATGTGGTTCTCTACGATGCACTCATCCCCCAATCGCTTTTGGCCGGTGCGCCACCCCACGCCAAGCTGGTCTACGTGGGCAAACGATCAGGTCCCGGTCCGCGCGTGCAGGAGAAACGCCAGCAGACGGCCGAGAACCTGATGATCCGCCACGCGCGTCGGGGAGGGACTGTCGTGAGGCTCAAGGGAGGCGACCCCTTCGTGTTCGGTCGAGGAGGCGAGGAGGCCGAAACGCTCCGCCGCCATCGGATTCCCGTCGAATTCGTTCCCGGCGTCACCTCGGCAATTGCCGCCCCGGCGGCGGCCGGAATTCCCGTGACACACAGGCAGCATGCCTCCTCGGTCCTCTTCCTCACAGGCCATGAGGACGGCGGAAAACCTCTTTCTCACCAACACCTGCGAATGCTCGCCGGGTTCGACGGTACCCTTGTGCTCCTCATGGCGCTCCGGGCGCTCCCGGATCTGGTCAAAGATTTGATCGAAGCCGGTAAGTCCCCGGACACACCCTCCGCCGCCATTCAATGGGGCACGACCCCCATGCAGAAATCGGCATTCGCCCCTCTTGGCCGGCTCCCTGCGGAAGTCAGCCGCATGGGCATTGGCCGCCCTTGTGTCATCGTCATCGGTCCCGTCACACGTCTTGCAACCCGTTTGCGGTGGCTGGAGTCCAAGCCGCTCTTCGGAAAAACCATTCTCGTCACCCGCCCCATGGACCAGTCCACCGCCCTCATGGCCTCGCTGGAGGACGCGGGAGCCCGTGTCCTCGCCTGCCCCACGATTCGGATTGAACCGCTCGCCATCGGGGCCGCTCTCCGCCAGGCGTTCCGGTCCCTCGACAAGTACAATTACATCATTTTCACCAGCGCGAATGGCGTGCGCCTTTTCTTCGATCGGCTGGCGAAATCCAAGCGCGACATCCGGGACCTCCACCGCGCCCATACCGTGGCCATCGGACCGGAAACGGCCAAGGCCCTCCAGTCCACAGGGATCCACACGGATGTGCTTGCCGACGATTTCATCGCCGAGGGAATCCTGTCCAAGCTCAAGGGACCCCACATCGCCGGGAGCCGCATCCTCATCCCAAGGGCAATCGAAGCACGTGAGGTGCTTCCGGAAACCTTGCGCCGCAGGGGCGCCCGCGTCGATATCGTTCCCCTCTATCGGGCCATTCCCGAACCGGGTCTTCGGTCGCGCATACGCGGAATCTTCGACACCGAATCCATCGACTGCGTCACCTTCACCAGTTCCTCCACGGCGACCCACTTCTTTACGCATGCGCCGCCATCTCTCCTCACCCGCCGTCCGCGATTCCTCGCGGGATCGATCGGTCCCATCACAACCCGCACCATCCGCTCGCACTACTCCGGTCCGATCCTCACCGCCTCCGTCCACACCGCCCAGGGGCTTGTCGACGCCCTCATTCGGCGGTTTCGGAAACGCCGCCCATGACCCCGCGCCGCTCCTTCTTCCTTTCGACTCACGATTTACGATTCACGACTCACGTCTTGAAATGAGCCTCCACAAACGCAAACAAGTCCTCCTCACCTTCGATAGTTTCGGCGACCTCCCCACCCTCGCGCATATCGCGTTTCAAGTCATCGCCGTCGTCAGCCAGGATAACAGCTCGATGCGCGACGTGGCCCGCCTCGTCATGCAGGATCCGCCTCTCGCGGGCCGTGTCCTCCGCGTGGCCAATTCCGTCTACTATGGGCTTCGACAACCCGTCAGTTCCATCTCGCAGGCCCTCGTGGTGCTCGGCCTCAACCGGATCAAGGAAATCGTCTCCGGGATCGCGATTCTAAGCTTATTCCCCACCGTACCAGGAGAGCCGGTATTCGACCGCGCCCGCTTCTGGAACCACTCCGTAGCCACCGCGTTTGTCTCGCGCTATCTCTCCCAGCTCGGGCGAATCAAGCTCCAGGGTGAAGAGTTCGCCGCCGGCCTCCTCCATGACTTGGGTCTCATCTTCTTCGACCAGTATTTCCACTACGACATCATCGCGGCCCTCGCCCTCCAGGAAAAACAGAAGCTTCCCCTTTCCCAGGCGGAAACCCGCATCCTCGGCCTCACCCATCCCGAGGCTGGGGCCATGCTGGCCGAACGGTGGAAACTGCCGGCATCGCTCGTGGATGCGATCCATTTCCACCATGAGCCTTGGAAAGCGAAAATCGAACCCACCCTGGCCGCCTTGGTCCGGATGGCGGAACTGATGGCCACGGGTCGCGGCGTCGGATTTGACGAGGCTGAAAAATCCAAGAATCCCCTCGTCGATCCCGCCTGGCAGATCCTCACCCGTCAGCATCCCGTTTTCGCCAAACTGGACCAGCGCGAGGTCATCGCCCAGTTGGATGAAGTGCTCCAGAAAGCCCAGGAGTTTGTGCGGCTGGTTCAGACCGTGGCGTCTGAACCGCCTCCCCCCGGCGATGACCTGCTCACCCTCCCGGCCTGACCCCACCACCTGCAACAGGCGGCGGAGCGGCCTCCCGATCCCTCGGCTCGCCAGGCGGGCCGATTGCAGGTGGTGGGGTGATCCCTCCCTAAGCTTCCTTCGCCGCCTCCCCGGGCAGATGTGGCGCACCCGTATCGTAGGTCCGGTATTCGAAAAGGAATTCGATCTCAACCGCGGATCCCAAGGGCAACTCGGCCACGCCCACGGAAACCCGCGCGTGCTTTCCCCGGTTGCCCAAAACCTGCACGAGAAGGTCCGACGCGCCGTTCACCACCTTCGCGATCTCGGTGAAATCGGGCGCCGACCGGACGTAGCCCGCCACTTTCACCGTTCGCCTGACCTGTTCCAGATTTCCGAACTCTTGCTGAAAAATCCCCAATGCGTTCAGAGCGCACAGACGCGCCGCTTTCGTAGCGTCTTCAACGGATACGTCCAGTCCGACGCGCCCCTTGCACGTCAGCTTTCCATCTTCCATGGGAAGCTGCCCGGAAACAAATACGAATCGGCCCGCCTTCATGGCCGCCACGTAGTTGCCCACCGGCTTCGGCGGGCTCGGGAGAGCAATGCCCGCCTTTTTCAGGCGCTCTTCGATGGTCACGCCACCGCCACTCTCCCTCCGGAATCGTCTTTCATCGCCTGGGCGATGCTTTGTACATACGGAGCCTTCAACACCCCCCGATCCGTCATAATCGCCGAAATCAAATCATTTGGCGTTACATCAAACGCAGGATTGAAAACCTTCACCTTCCGGGGGGCTATCCGTCGACTCCCCACCCACTCCACCTCCCGCCTGGATCGCTCTTCGATTGGAATCTCTCGGCCATCGCGGATCTCTACGTCAAACGTCGTCAACGGCGCCGCGACATAGAATGGAATTCCCAGGCGTTTTGCGGCGCATGCAACACCGAATGTTCCGATCTTGTTGGCGGTATCCCCGTTCGCCGCGATACGATCCGCTCCCACGATGGCCAGATCGATCTTTCGATCCCTCATCACCGAGGCCGCCGCGCCGTCGACGATCAACGTCACCGGAATCCCATGCCTCTCCAACTCCCAGCAGGTCAGTCGCGCTCCCTGGAAAAGCGGGCGCGTTTCGTCGGCAAAGACTTCCACCTTCTTCCCTCGTCTCGAAGCTTCGATCACCACGCCCAACGCCGTGCCAAAGCTCCCCGTGGCCAATGGCCCCGTATTGCAATGGGTCAGAATGCGCGCCTCCGTGGGTACCAGATCCGCTCCCGCCAGACCGATCCGCCGGTTGCTTTCCTCCTCAATTCCCACAAGACGTTCCGCCTCTTCCAAAATGGCCGCTCGAACTTCGGGCGCGGCCGCGCTCGCCAGCTCGCTCAGTTTCTTCCGCATCGCTTCCATCGCCCAGAAGAGATTTCTCGCGGTCGGGCGGGTCCGGGCCAGGCGCTCCACGGCCTCCAGGATGGACTTCCGGACGCGCGCCCCATCCCCGCCTTTCGACTTCCATGCCGCCAAAGCCACGCCCCACGCACCGGCCACCCCGATCGCAGGCGCGCCACGAACCGCCAACGTTTCGATCGCCCGGGCCACCTGTTCCACGGAATTGCATTTGAGGATTCGCACCCGATCCGGCAAGGCCCGTTGGTCGAGCAATCTCACCACACCCTTCCTGAATGAAATGATTGGCGGATACCGCTTCACGAACTTATGCCTTAGCCTCTCCCATGTCTCGGAACGCCTTTTCCCACCTTTTCAGTGCCCCCGCAAGGATCTTCTTTGTGTGGAAGGGAGACACAAAACATGCCTCAAACGGTGAGGGTGGCACATACAGCCCGTTCGCAAGCGCGGCGTGAAAGAAACGGGAGAACGCCGGTCGATCACACGCCAAGGCGTCCTCATAGCTCACCACCGGCCTCGGTGAGAAGAACAGCGTGAACATGCCGCACACCCAGGGAACCTGCACCTCGTATCCATGAGATTCCGCCAGCTTCGCCAGCGCCCCGGCGAATTTCTGCGTCGTTTTCTCCAGAGCGAGATAAGGCTTTCGCGTGGCAAGCCAGTCCACCGCCGCCGCCCCACACGCCATGGCGGCCCGGTTTCCGGCCAGCGTGCCCGCTTGGTACACGGGGCCCAGCGGCGCAACACATTCCATGATGTCTTTCCCGCCGCCATAGGCGCCCACCGGAAGCCCCCCCCCCATGATCTTCCCCAAGCACACCAGATCCGGCCGGATCCCCGACCACTCCACGGCCCCCCCGTGCCGCACGCGAAAGCCCGAGATCACCTCGTCGAAAATCAGAACCGTCCCGTGCTCAGAGGTCATCCGGCGGATTTCCCGCAGAAAGCCGTCCCGAGGACGTACCAGACCCATGTTGGCCGCGATTGGTTCGACGATCACGGCGGCAATTTCTCTCCCTTCCGCCGCAAACAGCCGCCTGAGGGCTTCGACGTCGTTGTACGGCACCACGCGGGTTTCCGCCACGAACGACGCGGGCACTCCGCTCGAATCTGGAAGCGAAAGGGTCGCCGCTCCGGACCCGGCCTTGGCGAGCAGCCCGTCTGAGTGACCGTGGTAGCACCCGGCAAATTTCACGATCCGACTCCGACCGGTAAAACCACGCGCCGCTCGAACCGCCGACATGGTGGCTTCCGTCCCGGAATTCACAAACCGGATAAGCTCCAACATCGGGAAGGCCTTCCGAATGGACCGCGCGAGATGGATTTCCTCCGGCACGGGAGCGCCGAGCACGGTCCCGCGACGGGCGGCCGCCGTCACCGCCTTCGTCAAAAGCGGATTCGCATGTCCCAGAAAGACCGCCCCATAGGATTGGACGAAATCGATGTACCGGTTTCCATCGACATCCCACACCCAGGGTCCCCTGCCCCGCTCAATGAAGACGGGATTTCCGCCCACGGATTTGAACGCACGCACCGGGCTCGACACCCCGCCCACCAGAAGCGCGGAGGCTTCGCGAAAGAGTCGGTCGGACTTCGACGTCTTCACGACCGTCGCTTACAAGTCCCGATGCATCACCGACACCGGCCAACCCGCCTTTCGCAATCCGGCTGCCATTTCCTCAACGACCGCCACGGAGCGGTGTTTTCCACCCGTGCATCCAAAAGCGATCGTCAGGTACGATTTTCCCTCTCGCTCATAACGGGGCAGGAGAAAATGGAGGAGACTGCTCGTGCGCTCCAGAAACTCAGTCCAACCCTGGTCCTGCCGCAGAAATCCCTTCACCTCATCCGTCCGGCCGTCCATGTCTCTCAAACCTTCCTGAAAAAAGGGATTCGAGAGAAATCGCACATCGACCACCAGATCGCTGTCTTGCGGAACTCCATTCCTGTAGCCGAAGGACTTGAGATTGACGCGGAGGCGGTCCTTCCCCTTCGGCGCTCCAAACCGCTGAGTGACAAATTCCCGAAGCTGGTGGACCGTATACTCCGAGGTGTCCAAGACCATATCCGCCAAGTCCCGGAACGCCTTCAACTGCCGCCGTTCGGCATCGATGCCCTCTTGGACGCTCCCTTCCGGGGAGAAGGGGTGCTTGCGTCGGGTCTCCGAGAATCGACGGATCAGGGCTTCGTCTCGCGAGTCCAGAAAAAGGATCTCCAAACGTGGCGCGCGTTCCTTGATCTCCCCAATGGTCTTGTCCAAGCCTGCGAGAAAGCCCCGTTCTCTGCCGTCGATGGTCAACGCGAGCTTTTCCACCTCCCCCGTCGTCTGCTCAAACAAGTCGATCAGTTTGGGAAGCAGCACGCCGGGGATGTTGTCGACGCAGTAGTAACCGGAGTCTTCCAACGCCTTGCTCGCCGTGGATTTCCCCGAGCCCGACAGCCCGGTGACGACAACGATCCGGAGATCACTCACTCTTCTGGCCGAAGGGATCGCTGTTCAGGCGGTCTCCGCATCTTTCTCCCGATGGTGATCCTGTACCTTTTCCTTGCGCTTCTGGAGCTGAATGCGAATCTTATGAAGGGCCTCCGTCACCGATTCAACGGCTGAGTGACCCCGGCCGCTGCCTGTGACGTGTCCACCCTTCGACCGAAGGGTGACCGACGCCAGGACTCGGCCGCGCTCTTCGGAAATGGAGGCGTCCAGGTGAGGCTCCTCATTGCCGCCCCGGGACTTCAAGAGAAACTTCCGGAATCGCTCCAGGTGATCCGTGATGAGGGCTTCCACCGTGGGATCCGGTTCAACCTTGCGGTAATGAATGTTCATCCCCCACCTATCCTTTCAGTGCTTTCGGATGTGAGAGCCGGTTGTCGCCATCTCCGCGGAGGCGGCCACCCATCGACTACCTCTGCTTTCTCTGGAAGGCCGGCGGGATGCCCGCCTGCTCGCGATACTTGGCCACGGTCCTGCGAGAGATGTTGATTCCCTTTGCGCGCAGGTGTTTGGCGATTTCCATGTCCGACAGGGGCCGCCGCTTGTTCTCGTTCTCCAACAATATCATGAAATCGTGCTTGATGGATTCGGTGGAGATACTCGTTCCCTGACGGGTCACCATCCCCGTCGAGAAGAACTCCTTCAATCGCAGGACGCCCTGCGGGGTTTCCGCATAC includes the following:
- the mtnA gene encoding S-methyl-5-thioribose-1-phosphate isomerase, yielding MKRYPPIISFRKGVVRLLDQRALPDRVRILKCNSVEQVARAIETLAVRGAPAIGVAGAWGVALAAWKSKGGDGARVRKSILEAVERLARTRPTARNLFWAMEAMRKKLSELASAAAPEVRAAILEEAERLVGIEEESNRRIGLAGADLVPTEARILTHCNTGPLATGSFGTALGVVIEASRRGKKVEVFADETRPLFQGARLTCWELERHGIPVTLIVDGAAASVMRDRKIDLAIVGADRIAANGDTANKIGTFGVACAAKRLGIPFYVAAPLTTFDVEIRDGREIPIEERSRREVEWVGSRRIAPRKVKVFNPAFDVTPNDLISAIMTDRGVLKAPYVQSIAQAMKDDSGGRVAVA
- the hemL gene encoding glutamate-1-semialdehyde 2,1-aminomutase, whose amino-acid sequence is MKTSKSDRLFREASALLVGGVSSPVRAFKSVGGNPVFIERGRGPWVWDVDGNRYIDFVQSYGAVFLGHANPLLTKAVTAAARRGTVLGAPVPEEIHLARSIRKAFPMLELIRFVNSGTEATMSAVRAARGFTGRSRIVKFAGCYHGHSDGLLAKAGSGAATLSLPDSSGVPASFVAETRVVPYNDVEALRRLFAAEGREIAAVIVEPIAANMGLVRPRDGFLREIRRMTSEHGTVLIFDEVISGFRVRHGGAVEWSGIRPDLVCLGKIMGGGLPVGAYGGGKDIMECVAPLGPVYQAGTLAGNRAAMACGAAAVDWLATRKPYLALEKTTQKFAGALAKLAESHGYEVQVPWVCGMFTLFFSPRPVVSYEDALACDRPAFSRFFHAALANGLYVPPSPFEACFVSPFHTKKILAGALKRWEKAFRDMGEAKA
- the rapZ gene encoding RNase adapter RapZ; the protein is MSDLRIVVVTGLSGSGKSTASKALEDSGYYCVDNIPGVLLPKLIDLFEQTTGEVEKLALTIDGRERGFLAGLDKTIGEIKERAPRLEILFLDSRDEALIRRFSETRRKHPFSPEGSVQEGIDAERRQLKAFRDLADMVLDTSEYTVHQLREFVTQRFGAPKGKDRLRVNLKSFGYRNGVPQDSDLVVDVRFLSNPFFQEGLRDMDGRTDEVKGFLRQDQGWTEFLERTSSLLHFLLPRYEREGKSYLTIAFGCTGGKHRSVAVVEEMAAGLRKAGWPVSVMHRDL
- a CDS encoding HPF/RaiA family ribosome-associated protein, which encodes MNIHYRKVEPDPTVEALITDHLERFRKFLLKSRGGNEEPHLDASISEERGRVLASVTLRSKGGHVTGSGRGHSAVESVTEALHKIRIQLQKRKEKVQDHHREKDAETA